A window of the Streptomyces sp. NBC_00250 genome harbors these coding sequences:
- a CDS encoding HPr family phosphocarrier protein codes for MAERRVNVGWAEGLHARPASIFVRAATASGVPVTIAKSDGTPVNAASMLAVLGLGAQGGEEIVLASEADGAEAALDRLAKLVAEGLDELPETV; via the coding sequence ATGGCTGAGCGCCGCGTCAACGTCGGCTGGGCCGAGGGCCTGCACGCCCGCCCCGCGTCCATCTTCGTCCGTGCCGCCACGGCTTCCGGCGTTCCGGTGACGATCGCCAAGTCCGACGGCACCCCGGTGAACGCCGCCTCCATGCTCGCGGTGCTCGGCCTGGGCGCGCAGGGCGGCGAGGAGATCGTCCTCGCTTCGGAGGCCGACGGCGCCGAGGCCGCTCTGGACCGCCTGGCGAAGCTGGTCGCCGAGGGTCTCGACGAGCTTCCCGAGACCGTCTGA
- a CDS encoding GntR family transcriptional regulator, which yields MRIPAHSVCTAIRDDIVSGVFERGSRLTEEQLARRYGVSRVPVREALRTLESEGFVVTRRHAGAHVAEPTEQEAADLLDMRALLEPLGAARAAQRRTEAHLKVLRGLVRLGQERARRGQGEDLRSLGGWFHETLAQASGSPALTALLTQLRHKIAWMYAVEQPERPVDAWAEHGAIVDAVARGDAERARALTASHAERSQSLHRLKRPDRGRVRVSQHAVNTASARN from the coding sequence ATGCGCATTCCCGCGCACTCGGTATGCACGGCGATCCGGGACGACATCGTCTCCGGCGTCTTCGAGCGCGGCAGCCGGCTGACCGAGGAACAGCTCGCCCGGCGGTACGGGGTCTCCCGCGTCCCGGTCCGTGAGGCGCTGCGCACCCTGGAGTCCGAGGGCTTCGTCGTCACCCGCCGTCACGCCGGCGCGCATGTCGCGGAGCCCACCGAGCAGGAGGCGGCCGATCTGCTCGACATGCGGGCGCTGCTCGAACCCCTGGGGGCCGCACGCGCGGCCCAGCGGCGCACGGAGGCCCATCTCAAGGTGCTGCGGGGCCTGGTCAGGCTGGGGCAGGAGCGGGCCAGGCGCGGCCAGGGCGAGGATCTGCGCTCACTCGGCGGCTGGTTCCACGAGACGCTCGCGCAGGCTTCCGGCAGCCCGGCGCTGACGGCGCTGCTGACCCAGCTGCGGCACAAGATCGCCTGGATGTACGCCGTCGAGCAGCCCGAACGCCCGGTGGACGCGTGGGCGGAGCACGGCGCGATCGTGGACGCCGTGGCGCGCGGTGACGCCGAGCGGGCACGGGCGCTGACCGCGTCGCACGCGGAGCGCTCGCAGTCGCTGCATCGCCTCAAAAGGCCGGACCGCGGCCGTGTGAGGGTTTCGCAACATGCAGTCAACACGGCGAGTGCCCGGAATTAA
- a CDS encoding M23 family metallopeptidase: protein MAFTRATGKHRGPSRMARRSVGIAGAATLAGAGVIGTLASPALAADTDNRSVEDTGLIKVITEDSLADRIDAQAAAQEQEAFEVAAKAKAKAEAKRKAEARAKEIREAEQRAAREAERRRLNSFQLPVEGTYVSTGYQTSGSLWSSGSHSGIDFHASYGSSVVSVGSGTVVEAGWGGAYGNNIVIRMNDGTYTQYGHLSSIGVYVGQSVEPGQRIGISGSSGNSTGPHLHFEARTTSEYGSDINPISYLRARGVNV, encoded by the coding sequence ATGGCGTTCACCCGTGCCACCGGGAAGCATCGTGGTCCGAGCCGGATGGCGCGCCGCAGCGTGGGCATCGCCGGCGCAGCGACGCTCGCCGGCGCCGGCGTCATCGGAACCCTCGCCTCCCCGGCGCTCGCCGCCGACACGGACAACCGCTCCGTCGAGGACACCGGCCTCATCAAGGTGATCACCGAGGACTCCCTCGCGGACCGGATCGACGCCCAGGCCGCCGCCCAGGAGCAGGAGGCCTTCGAGGTCGCCGCCAAGGCGAAGGCCAAGGCCGAGGCGAAGCGCAAGGCCGAGGCCCGCGCCAAGGAGATCCGTGAGGCCGAGCAGCGCGCCGCCCGTGAGGCCGAGCGCCGCCGCCTGAACTCCTTCCAGCTCCCCGTCGAGGGCACGTACGTGTCCACCGGCTACCAGACCAGCGGCTCGCTCTGGTCCTCCGGCAGCCACTCCGGCATCGACTTCCACGCCTCCTACGGCAGCAGCGTCGTCTCCGTCGGCTCCGGCACCGTCGTCGAGGCCGGCTGGGGCGGCGCGTACGGCAACAACATCGTCATCCGGATGAACGACGGCACGTACACCCAGTACGGTCACCTCTCCTCCATCGGCGTCTACGTCGGCCAGAGCGTCGAGCCGGGCCAGCGGATCGGCATCTCGGGCTCGTCCGGCAACTCGACCGGCCCGCACCTTCACTTCGAGGCGCGTACGACCTCCGAGTACGGCTCCGACATCAACCCGATCTCGTACCTGCGCGCCCGCGGCGTCAACGTCTGA
- a CDS encoding M16 family metallopeptidase yields the protein MDFHPQPAPGVARPWAFPAPDRGALDNGLTVLTSHRPGQQVVAVEIFLAAPLDAEPAGLDGVATIMARALSEGTDKHTAEEFAAELERCGATLDAHADHPGVRVSLEVPVSRLPKALGLVAEALIAPAFLETEVERLVRNRLDEIPHETASPQRRAAKQLSKELFPAEARMSRPRQGTEETVAAIDAAAVRAFYEAYVRPATATAVVVGDLTGVDLDKVLAETLGAWTGEPAEPLPMPPITADDTGRVVIVDRPGAVQTQLLIGRIGADRHDSVWAAQVLGTYCLGGTLTSRLDKVLREEKGYTYGVRAFGQVLRSDGKGNGAAMLAISGSVDTPNTGPALDDLWKVLRTLAAEGLTDAERETAVQNLVGVAPLKYETAASVAGTLADQLEQHLPDDYQAQLYARLAETGTVEATAAVVSAFPVDRLVTVLVGDAAQIAEPVRALGIGEVTVVTG from the coding sequence ATGGACTTCCACCCGCAGCCGGCGCCCGGCGTCGCCAGGCCCTGGGCCTTCCCGGCCCCGGACCGCGGCGCCCTGGACAACGGTCTGACGGTGCTGACCAGTCACCGCCCCGGCCAGCAGGTCGTGGCCGTGGAGATCTTCCTGGCGGCCCCGCTGGACGCCGAGCCCGCCGGTCTCGACGGTGTCGCCACCATCATGGCCCGCGCGCTCTCCGAGGGCACGGACAAGCACACCGCCGAGGAGTTCGCGGCCGAGCTGGAGCGCTGCGGCGCCACGCTGGACGCGCACGCCGACCACCCGGGCGTACGGGTCTCCCTGGAGGTTCCCGTCTCCCGGCTGCCCAAGGCGCTCGGTCTGGTCGCCGAGGCCCTGATCGCACCGGCGTTCCTCGAGACCGAGGTCGAGCGCCTGGTGCGCAACCGCCTCGACGAGATCCCGCACGAGACGGCCAGCCCGCAGCGCCGCGCCGCCAAGCAGCTCTCCAAGGAGCTGTTCCCGGCCGAGGCCCGGATGTCCCGGCCGCGTCAGGGCACCGAGGAGACCGTCGCGGCGATCGACGCCGCCGCGGTCCGCGCCTTCTACGAGGCGTACGTCCGGCCCGCCACGGCCACCGCCGTGGTCGTCGGCGACCTCACCGGGGTCGACCTGGACAAGGTCCTCGCCGAGACCCTGGGCGCCTGGACCGGCGAGCCGGCCGAGCCGCTCCCGATGCCGCCGATCACCGCGGACGACACCGGACGGGTCGTCATCGTGGACCGTCCCGGCGCCGTCCAGACCCAGTTGCTGATCGGCCGGATCGGCGCCGACCGGCACGACAGCGTCTGGGCGGCCCAGGTCCTGGGCACGTACTGCCTCGGTGGCACCCTCACCTCGCGGCTCGACAAGGTCCTGCGCGAGGAGAAGGGCTACACGTACGGCGTGCGGGCCTTCGGGCAGGTGCTCCGCTCCGACGGCAAGGGGAACGGTGCCGCGATGCTCGCCATCAGCGGTTCCGTCGACACACCCAACACCGGTCCGGCTCTTGACGATCTGTGGAAGGTGCTGCGGACGCTGGCCGCCGAAGGCCTCACGGACGCCGAGCGCGAGACGGCCGTGCAGAACCTGGTGGGGGTCGCGCCGCTCAAGTACGAGACGGCCGCATCCGTCGCCGGGACGCTCGCCGACCAGCTCGAGCAGCACCTCCCGGACGACTACCAGGCCCAGTTGTACGCGCGCCTGGCGGAGACCGGCACGGTCGAGGCGACCGCGGCCGTGGTCAGCGCCTTCCCCGTGGACCGGCTCGTCACCGTGCTCGTGGGCGACGCGGCGCAGATCGCGGAGCCGGTGCGCGCGCTCGGCATCGGTGAAGTGACCGTCGTGACGGGCTGA
- a CDS encoding M16 family metallopeptidase, with product MPMGHTATAEAGSGGLTATEHRLANGLRVVLSEDHLTPVAAVCLWYDVGSRHEVPGRTGLAHLFEHLMFQGSKQVHGNGHFELVQGAGGSLNGTTSFERTNYFETMPTHQLELALWLEADRMGSLLAALDDESMENQRDVVKNERRQRYDNVPYGTAFEKLTALAYPEGHPYHHTPIGSMADLDAATLEDARNFFRTYYAPNNAVLSVVGDIDPEQTLAWVEKYFGSIPGHDGKPEPRPGDLPGVIGEQLREVVEEEVPARALMAAYRLPHDGTRECDAADLALTVLGGGESSRLHNRLVRRDRTAVAAGFGLLRLAGAPSLGWLDVKTSGGVEVPQIEAAVDEELARFAAEGPTPEEMERAQAQLEREWLDRLGTVAGRADELCRFAVLFGDPQLALSAVDRVLDITAEEVRAAAAAKLRPDNRAVLVYEPLATEQGDDADGDDEEEGADQ from the coding sequence ATGCCCATGGGTCACACGGCCACGGCCGAGGCCGGCTCCGGCGGCCTGACAGCGACCGAGCACCGGTTGGCGAACGGCCTGCGCGTGGTGCTCTCGGAGGACCACCTGACCCCGGTCGCCGCGGTCTGCCTCTGGTACGACGTCGGCTCGCGTCACGAGGTCCCGGGCCGCACTGGCCTCGCCCACCTCTTCGAGCACCTGATGTTCCAGGGCTCGAAGCAGGTCCACGGGAACGGGCACTTCGAGCTCGTGCAGGGCGCCGGCGGCTCGCTCAACGGCACGACGAGCTTCGAGCGCACCAACTACTTCGAGACCATGCCCACGCACCAGCTGGAGCTCGCGCTCTGGCTGGAGGCCGACCGCATGGGCTCGCTGCTGGCCGCTCTGGACGACGAGTCCATGGAGAACCAGCGGGACGTCGTCAAGAACGAGCGCCGCCAGCGCTACGACAACGTGCCCTACGGCACGGCCTTCGAGAAGCTGACCGCCCTCGCCTACCCGGAGGGCCACCCCTACCACCACACGCCGATCGGCTCCATGGCCGACCTGGACGCGGCCACCCTGGAGGACGCGCGGAACTTCTTCCGCACGTACTACGCCCCGAACAACGCGGTGCTGTCGGTCGTCGGCGACATCGACCCGGAGCAGACCCTCGCCTGGGTCGAGAAGTACTTCGGCTCCATCCCCGGCCACGACGGCAAGCCCGAACCGCGCCCCGGCGACCTCCCCGGCGTCATCGGGGAGCAGCTGCGCGAGGTCGTCGAGGAGGAGGTCCCGGCCCGCGCGCTGATGGCCGCCTACCGGCTGCCGCACGACGGCACGCGCGAGTGCGACGCCGCCGACCTGGCCCTGACGGTCCTCGGCGGTGGCGAGTCCTCCCGGCTCCACAACCGCCTGGTCCGCCGCGACCGTACGGCCGTCGCCGCCGGCTTCGGCCTGCTGCGGCTCGCCGGCGCGCCCTCGCTGGGCTGGCTGGACGTCAAGACCTCCGGAGGCGTCGAGGTCCCGCAGATCGAGGCGGCCGTCGACGAGGAGCTCGCCCGGTTCGCCGCCGAGGGCCCCACGCCCGAGGAGATGGAGCGCGCGCAGGCCCAGTTGGAGCGCGAGTGGCTCGACCGGCTCGGCACCGTGGCGGGCCGCGCCGACGAACTGTGCCGGTTCGCCGTGCTGTTCGGCGACCCGCAGCTCGCCCTCAGTGCCGTCGACCGGGTCCTGGACATCACCGCGGAGGAGGTGCGGGCGGCCGCAGCGGCCAAGCTGCGCCCCGACAACCGCGCGGTGCTGGTCTACGAGCCCCTGGCGACCGAGCAGGGCGACGACGCCGACGGCGATGACGAGGAAGAGGGAGCGGACCAGTGA
- a CDS encoding DNA gyrase/topoisomerase IV subunit A: MARRSTKTPPPDDAFEERILDIDVVDEMQGSFLEYAYSVIYSRALPDARDGMKPVQRRIVYQMGEMGLRPDRGFVKCARVVGEVMGKLHPHGDASIYDAMVRMAQPFSMRLPLVDGHGNFGSLGNDDPPAAMRYTESRMAPAALLMTESIDEDTVDFAPNYDGQEREPVALPAAYPNLLVNGASGIAVGMATNMPPHNLGEVIAAARHLIRHPGADLETLMRFVPGPDLPTGGRIVGLSGIKDAYESGRGSFKIRATTSVETVTARRKGIVVTELPFTVGPEKVISKIKDLVGSKKLQGIADVKDLTDRNHGLRLVIEIKNGFVPEAVLEQLYKLTPMEESFGINNVALVDGQPLTLGLKELLEVYLDHRFEVVRRRSEFRRTKKRDRLHLVEGLLVALLDIDEVIRLIRESENSAQAKERLIERFSLSEIQTQYILDTPLRRLTKFDRIELETESDRLNGEIDELTGILDSDAELRKLVSAELATVAKKFATDRRTVLLESAGAPVAAVSLEVADDPCRVLLSSTGLLARTATAELPAVDPEATRVKHDVILSAVAATQRGDVGAVTSAGRLLRIAVIDLPQLPDTASAPNLAGGAPLSEFLSLEADETVVCLTTLDEASPGLAIGTLQGVVKRVVPDYPANKDELEVITLKEGDRIVGATELRTGEEDLVFITSDAQLLRYPASQVRPQGRPAGGMAGVKLTEGADVISFTAVDPAADAVVFTVAGSTGTLDSSAGTSAKLTPFDQYPRKGRATGGVRCQRFLKGEDVLILAWAGTTPARAAQKTGAPVELPEVDPRRDGSGTPLPHPVDVVASPAS, encoded by the coding sequence ATGGCCCGCCGCAGCACGAAGACACCGCCGCCGGACGACGCGTTCGAGGAGCGAATCCTCGACATCGACGTTGTCGACGAGATGCAGGGCTCCTTCCTCGAGTACGCCTACTCGGTGATCTACTCGCGCGCCCTGCCGGACGCCCGTGACGGCATGAAGCCGGTCCAGCGCCGCATCGTCTACCAGATGGGCGAGATGGGGCTCCGCCCCGACCGCGGCTTCGTCAAGTGCGCCCGTGTCGTCGGCGAGGTGATGGGCAAGCTGCACCCGCACGGCGACGCGTCCATCTACGACGCGATGGTCCGCATGGCGCAGCCGTTCTCCATGCGCCTGCCCCTGGTCGACGGCCACGGCAACTTCGGTTCCCTGGGCAACGACGACCCGCCGGCCGCCATGCGGTACACCGAGTCGAGGATGGCCCCGGCCGCCCTGCTCATGACCGAGTCCATCGACGAGGACACGGTCGACTTCGCGCCGAACTACGACGGCCAGGAGCGGGAGCCGGTGGCATTGCCCGCCGCCTACCCGAACCTGCTGGTCAACGGCGCGTCGGGCATCGCGGTCGGCATGGCGACCAACATGCCCCCGCACAACCTCGGCGAGGTCATCGCGGCCGCCCGCCATCTGATCCGCCACCCGGGAGCGGACCTCGAGACGCTGATGCGCTTCGTGCCCGGCCCCGACCTGCCGACCGGCGGCCGGATCGTCGGCCTCTCCGGCATCAAGGACGCGTACGAGTCGGGCCGCGGCTCGTTCAAGATCCGCGCCACGACGAGCGTGGAGACGGTGACGGCGCGCCGCAAGGGCATCGTCGTGACCGAGCTGCCGTTCACGGTCGGCCCCGAGAAGGTCATCTCCAAGATCAAGGACCTGGTCGGTTCCAAGAAGCTCCAGGGCATCGCGGACGTCAAGGACCTGACCGACCGCAACCACGGGCTGCGTCTGGTCATCGAGATCAAGAACGGCTTCGTGCCCGAGGCCGTCCTGGAGCAGCTCTACAAGCTGACGCCGATGGAGGAGTCCTTCGGCATCAACAACGTCGCGCTGGTCGACGGCCAACCGCTGACGCTCGGCCTCAAGGAGCTCCTGGAGGTCTACCTGGACCACCGCTTCGAGGTCGTCCGGCGCCGCTCCGAGTTCCGCCGGACCAAGAAGCGCGACCGTCTCCACCTGGTGGAGGGCCTGCTCGTCGCCCTGCTCGACATCGACGAGGTCATCCGGCTGATCCGGGAGAGCGAGAACTCGGCGCAGGCCAAGGAGCGCCTGATCGAGCGCTTCTCGCTGAGCGAGATCCAGACGCAGTACATCCTGGACACCCCGCTGCGCCGCCTCACCAAGTTCGACCGCATCGAGCTGGAGACCGAGAGCGACCGGCTCAACGGCGAGATCGACGAGCTGACCGGGATCCTGGACTCCGACGCGGAGCTGCGCAAGCTGGTCTCGGCGGAACTGGCCACGGTCGCCAAGAAGTTCGCCACGGACCGGCGGACGGTGCTGCTCGAATCGGCGGGCGCGCCCGTCGCCGCCGTCTCCCTGGAGGTCGCGGACGACCCGTGCCGCGTGCTGCTCTCCTCCACCGGGCTCCTCGCCCGTACGGCGACGGCGGAGCTTCCGGCGGTCGACCCGGAGGCGACCCGCGTCAAGCACGACGTGATCCTGTCGGCGGTCGCGGCCACCCAGCGCGGTGACGTCGGCGCGGTGACCTCGGCCGGGCGGCTCCTGCGGATCGCGGTGATCGATCTGCCGCAGCTCCCGGACACCGCGAGCGCCCCGAACCTGGCGGGCGGCGCACCTCTGTCGGAGTTCCTGTCCCTGGAGGCGGACGAGACCGTGGTCTGCCTCACCACGCTCGACGAGGCTTCGCCGGGGCTCGCCATCGGCACGCTCCAGGGCGTGGTGAAGCGCGTGGTCCCGGACTATCCGGCGAACAAGGACGAGCTGGAGGTCATCACCCTCAAGGAGGGCGACCGGATCGTCGGTGCGACCGAGCTGCGGACGGGCGAGGAGGACCTCGTCTTCATCACCTCGGACGCCCAGCTGCTGCGCTACCCGGCCTCGCAGGTACGGCCCCAGGGCCGCCCGGCCGGCGGCATGGCGGGCGTGAAGCTGACGGAGGGCGCCGATGTGATCTCGTTCACGGCGGTCGACCCGGCGGCGGACGCCGTCGTCTTCACCGTCGCGGGTTCCACGGGCACCCTCGACTCCTCGGCGGGTACGTCGGCGAAGCTGACGCCCTTCGACCAGTACCCGCGCAAGGGCCGGGCGACCGGCGGCGTCCGCTGCCAGCGCTTCCTGAAGGGCGAGGACGTCCTGATCCTGGCCTGGGCGGGCACCACCCCGGCCCGCGCCGCCCAGAAGACCGGTGCCCCGGTGGAACTCCCGGAGGTGGACCCCCGCCGGGACGGCTCGGGCACCCCGCTCCCCCACCCGGTGGACGTGGTGGCGAGCCCGGCGAGCTAG
- a CDS encoding CobW family GTP-binding protein, which translates to MTTQQIPVVVLAGFLGAGKTTLLNHLLRSARGTRIGVMVNDFGDIGIDAMRIAGQVGSTVSLGNGCLCCAVDASELDEYLEVLTRPESRLDVIVIEASGLAEPQELVRMVLASENERIVYGGLVQVVDAAEFSATRERHPETDRHLPIADLVIVNKADRVSGAELRAVRETVGGLAGKAVVVDATHGRIDPELLFDRVVPEGEIEGQMSIEDILYGDGDGDGDGGPRAHTHTSYETVSLTAATPLHPRRLMAFLDARPEGLYRIKGFVDFGAADPDNRYSVHAVGRFLRFYPERWPEGEERLTQLVLIGSGVDAAGLRKELAECELNGPQDAPDEHSMWGVLRYVQQTEEEPEAP; encoded by the coding sequence TTGACCACGCAGCAGATCCCCGTCGTCGTCCTGGCCGGGTTTCTCGGCGCCGGGAAGACCACGCTCCTCAACCACCTGCTGCGCAGCGCCCGGGGCACCCGTATCGGTGTCATGGTCAACGACTTCGGCGACATCGGCATCGACGCGATGCGGATCGCCGGACAGGTCGGCTCCACCGTCTCCCTCGGCAACGGCTGCCTGTGCTGCGCCGTCGACGCGAGCGAGCTCGACGAGTACCTGGAGGTCCTCACCCGGCCCGAGTCGCGGCTCGACGTGATCGTGATCGAGGCGAGCGGCCTCGCCGAGCCGCAGGAACTGGTCCGGATGGTCCTCGCCAGCGAGAACGAGCGGATCGTGTACGGCGGGCTCGTCCAGGTCGTCGACGCGGCCGAGTTCTCCGCGACGCGGGAGCGGCACCCCGAGACCGACCGGCACCTGCCGATCGCCGACCTCGTGATCGTGAACAAGGCCGACCGGGTCTCCGGGGCCGAGCTGCGCGCCGTCCGCGAGACGGTGGGCGGTCTCGCCGGGAAGGCCGTGGTCGTCGATGCCACCCACGGACGGATCGACCCGGAGCTGCTCTTCGACCGGGTGGTCCCCGAGGGGGAGATCGAGGGACAGATGTCCATCGAGGACATCCTGTACGGGGACGGGGACGGGGACGGGGACGGCGGACCGCGGGCCCACACCCACACGTCGTACGAGACGGTCTCCCTGACCGCTGCCACCCCGCTCCACCCGCGCCGGCTGATGGCCTTCCTCGACGCGCGGCCCGAGGGCCTCTACCGGATCAAGGGCTTCGTCGACTTCGGCGCCGCCGATCCGGACAACCGCTACTCCGTGCACGCGGTCGGCCGGTTCCTGCGCTTCTACCCCGAGCGGTGGCCCGAGGGCGAGGAGCGGCTCACCCAGCTCGTCCTGATCGGCTCCGGCGTCGACGCGGCCGGCCTGCGCAAGGAGCTCGCGGAGTGTGAGCTGAACGGCCCGCAGGACGCCCCCGACGAGCACAGCATGTGGGGCGTCCTGCGGTACGTACAGCAGACGGAGGAGGAGCCGGAGGCGCCGTAG
- a CDS encoding sensor histidine kinase, with product MSPAQTSPPRPRARRRRFGWPQRVFSQVLLMQLAIATGVTVLATGLFLAPLSAQLDDQAMRRALAIAGTTASPRMAADLTGSPPSARGPVQTEAERIRTSTGAEYVVVMDTRGVRWSHTDPAAIGGRVSTDPSDVLAGHEVMEIDSGTLGRSARGKMPLRDADGRIVGAVSVGIEYDSVRDRLLAAIPGLLAYAGGALAAGAVAAYLISRRIQRQTHDLAFSDISALLAEREAMLHGIREGVVALDRNGSVRLMNDEAQRLLGLGPEAAGRPLDEVLGRGRTADVLAGRVTGDDLVTVRGHRVLVANRMPTDDGGAVATLRDRTELERLGRELDSTRGLIDALRAQDHEHANRMHTLLGLLELEMHEEAVDFVTEVVGVHRATAEQVTEKVHDPLLAALLVGKATVAAERGASLRLTSDSLLPDRLVDPRELVTVVGNLVDNALDAVAGTPGARIDVSFRTEGRTVVLRVTDSGPGVPEERRELIFTEGWSTKALPSHGKRGLGLALVRRLAERRGGTARVTGGPNGGAEFTVVLPDALTEPEPDPDVTAEAPRPGPLPDPDVTAGAPRPGPLPEPVEEAR from the coding sequence ATGAGCCCCGCACAGACCAGCCCCCCGCGCCCCCGCGCGCGTCGTCGGCGGTTCGGGTGGCCCCAGCGGGTGTTCTCGCAGGTCCTGCTGATGCAGCTGGCCATCGCGACCGGTGTGACCGTCCTCGCCACCGGGCTCTTCCTGGCCCCGCTCAGCGCCCAGCTCGACGACCAGGCGATGCGCCGGGCCCTGGCCATCGCCGGGACCACCGCGTCCCCCCGCATGGCGGCGGACCTCACCGGAAGCCCGCCGTCCGCGCGGGGCCCGGTGCAGACGGAGGCCGAGCGGATCCGTACCTCCACCGGCGCCGAGTACGTCGTCGTCATGGACACGCGCGGGGTGCGCTGGTCGCACACCGATCCCGCCGCGATCGGCGGGCGCGTCTCCACCGATCCGAGCGACGTCCTCGCCGGGCACGAGGTGATGGAGATCGACAGCGGCACCCTGGGCCGCTCGGCGCGCGGCAAGATGCCGCTGCGGGACGCGGACGGGCGGATCGTCGGCGCGGTCTCCGTCGGCATCGAGTACGACAGCGTCCGCGACCGGCTGCTCGCCGCGATCCCGGGCCTCCTCGCCTACGCCGGCGGGGCGCTCGCGGCCGGCGCCGTGGCCGCGTACCTGATCTCCCGGCGCATCCAGCGGCAGACCCATGACCTGGCCTTCTCCGACATCTCGGCGCTGCTCGCCGAACGCGAGGCCATGCTGCACGGCATCCGCGAGGGGGTCGTGGCCCTGGACCGCAACGGCTCCGTACGGCTCATGAACGACGAGGCACAGCGGCTCCTCGGCCTCGGTCCCGAGGCGGCGGGCCGGCCGCTCGACGAGGTCCTCGGCCGGGGCCGTACCGCCGACGTCCTGGCGGGCCGGGTGACCGGCGACGACCTGGTCACGGTCCGGGGCCACCGGGTGCTCGTCGCCAACCGGATGCCGACGGACGACGGCGGCGCCGTGGCGACCCTGCGCGACCGCACGGAGCTGGAACGGCTCGGCCGCGAGCTGGACTCCACCCGGGGTCTGATCGACGCCCTGCGCGCCCAGGACCACGAGCACGCCAACCGGATGCACACCCTCCTGGGACTCCTGGAGCTGGAGATGCACGAGGAGGCGGTCGACTTCGTCACCGAGGTGGTCGGCGTGCACCGGGCCACCGCCGAGCAGGTCACGGAGAAGGTCCACGACCCGCTGCTCGCGGCGCTCCTGGTCGGCAAGGCGACCGTCGCCGCCGAGCGGGGCGCCTCCCTGCGGCTCACCTCCGACTCGCTGCTGCCGGACCGGCTCGTCGACCCGCGCGAACTGGTCACCGTCGTCGGCAACCTGGTCGACAACGCCCTGGACGCCGTCGCGGGCACCCCCGGCGCCCGTATCGACGTCTCCTTCCGCACCGAGGGGCGTACGGTCGTCCTGCGGGTCACGGACAGCGGCCCGGGGGTTCCCGAGGAGCGCCGCGAGCTGATCTTCACCGAGGGCTGGTCGACGAAGGCGCTTCCGTCGCACGGAAAGCGCGGCCTCGGCCTCGCCCTGGTGCGCCGGCTCGCCGAGCGCCGGGGCGGCACCGCGCGGGTGACCGGCGGGCCGAACGGGGGCGCCGAGTTCACCGTCGTCCTCCCGGACGCCCTGACCGAGCCGGAACCCGACCCGGACGTGACCGCCGAAGCGCCGCGGCCAGGTCCGCTTCCCGACCCGGACGTGACTGCCGGCGCGCCGCGGCCAGGTCCGCTTCCCGAGCCCGTCGAGGAGGCACGATGA
- a CDS encoding DUF7342 family protein has product MIDVLVVDDDVLVARINAAYVTKVPGFRVAATAHSTAEALAALDEHPVDLILLDHYLPDENGLAAVRELRARGHQCDVIMVTAARDVATVQAAMRHGALQYLVKPFNFAGLRAKLEAYATLRSTLESGGEAEQAEVDRIFGVLSAGTVAPDLPKGHSPTTAELVRQVLLAADGPLSAQEIAERAGVSRQTAQRYLKLLERTGRVRLSLRYGETGRPEHRYAWAASPQAG; this is encoded by the coding sequence ATGATCGACGTCCTCGTCGTGGACGACGACGTGCTGGTCGCGCGGATCAACGCCGCCTACGTCACCAAGGTGCCCGGCTTCCGCGTCGCCGCCACCGCCCACTCGACCGCCGAAGCACTCGCCGCCCTGGACGAGCATCCGGTGGATCTGATCCTCCTCGACCACTACCTGCCGGACGAGAACGGGCTCGCGGCCGTACGGGAACTCCGGGCGCGCGGCCACCAGTGCGACGTGATCATGGTCACGGCGGCCCGGGACGTGGCCACGGTGCAGGCGGCTATGCGGCACGGCGCCCTCCAGTACCTGGTCAAGCCGTTCAACTTCGCCGGGCTGCGCGCCAAGCTGGAGGCGTACGCGACGCTCCGCAGCACCCTGGAGAGCGGGGGCGAGGCCGAGCAGGCCGAGGTGGACCGGATCTTCGGGGTCCTGTCGGCGGGCACCGTCGCCCCGGACCTGCCCAAGGGGCACTCCCCCACGACGGCCGAGCTGGTCCGCCAGGTGCTGCTCGCCGCCGACGGTCCGCTGTCCGCGCAGGAGATCGCCGAGCGGGCCGGCGTCAGCCGTCAGACCGCCCAGCGCTACCTCAAACTCCTCGAACGCACCGGCCGGGTCCGTCTCTCGCTCCGGTACGGCGAGACGGGCCGACCCGAGCACCGCTACGCCTGGGCAGCCTCCCCGCAGGCCGGCTGA